DNA sequence from the Cucurbita pepo subsp. pepo cultivar mu-cu-16 chromosome LG06, ASM280686v2, whole genome shotgun sequence genome:
CGGGTTCTGGGGAGAGGGTATTGAGAGAAGCGGAAAGTGCAAACAGATACAGATGAATGCTTACTCGCGGAAGAATTCTAATTCTTCTTCCCATAGCAGGGCTAGAAAGCTTACAGCGGGAGTTGCTCATTCTGTTCTCATGTCAGAAGTTAGTGAGGAAACAGCGGTAAGTGGATTTAGTACTTTGATATTCAAAAGTACATGAACTTTTATCGGAACTTTTGACTCCAAATTTTACCCCAGACTTTACAGGCTCCTATATTTGAGACTCCTAGAGCTGATCCGAAAAAGATTGCTTCAATCATACTGGGTGGAGGTGCCGGAACTCGCTTGTTTCCTCTTACCAGCCAGCGCGCCAAACCAGCGGTAACCACCTCTACCAAATTGCTTATATAAGAATAATTTCACAAACTTGGAGAGCGTTTTTCATTGGGGAGATGTATTTAGATGGTTGTAGTAGATACTTGATAATAGAAGCTATTGATCCAACCCAGGAGAAAAATTGGTGCATGAATTTAagcaaataatttttacttgCAGGTTCCAATTGGAGGTTGTTATAGATTGATCGACGTGCCCATGAGTAATTGCATTAATAGCGGCATCGAAAAGATATTCGTCCTAACGCAGTTTAATTCGTTTTCTCTAAATCGTCACCTTGCTCGTATTTACAATTTTGGTAATGGAGTGAATTTTGGCGATGGATTCGTGGAGGTATGATGCCTGTACTTCCCATTTTTACAATCTGCCCCTGCTTTGCAATTGTTTTGATTAGATGAACCCGGAAGTTTTCTTATGCTCATTCTCTGGATTAATGTTTGAGAAACAGGTTCTAGCTGCCACTCAAACTTCGGGTGAAACTGGAAAAAAATGGTTCCAAGGAACTGCCGATGCTGTCAGGCAATTTATATGGTTATTTGAGGTGGGTGCCTAAAATCTCCTGAGCATGATTGGAATTTTcagtcaaattttttttatgtataatgAACGTTTTATCCATTGGGTTTCTGCAGGATGCTAAGACCAAAAATGTTGAGCACACTCTAATTTTGTCTGGCGATCACCTTTACCGGATGGACTACATGGATTTTGTGCAGGTATAACGTGAAGCTAACTAGTTTGTACTTGTATTTGTATCGTTGTGCTCATTTTTTCGTGATTCAATGAGGATTTCTGATGACTTCGTACTTGCAGAGACATATTGACACAAATGCAGATATTACAGTTTCATGCATACCCATGGATGTCAGGTAGGCATCTTTTTTCATCGTTATTTCCATGGATAAAGtgttctttaaaaatttagattttcatTAATGCTTTGTTATTTTGCAGCCGAGCATCAGATTACGGTCTCATGAAAATAGACGACACAGGGCGTATTTTACATTTTGCTGAGAAACCAAAGGGATCTGACCTGGAAGCAATGGTTGGTAACATTGATGcaatttgtttggtttgtaATTAGCAATATCTTTGTCTGATCTTGTTTTCTATCCATTATATATTGTATTGCAGCAAGTTGACACTACAGTTCTAGGACTTTCAGACCAAGATGCTAGAAAAAATCCTTATATTGCATCAATGGGAGTCTACGTATTCAGAACTGATCTTCTATTAAAGCTTTTGACATGGACTTATCCTTCATGCAACGACTTCGGCTCAGAAATTATTCCATC
Encoded proteins:
- the LOC111796690 gene encoding glucose-1-phosphate adenylyltransferase large subunit 1-like isoform X1 is translated as MDSFGVTLKANTMPFRASRQCGRKVQCSGFWGEGIERSGKCKQIQMNAYSRKNSNSSSHSRARKLTAGVAHSVLMSEVSEETATLQAPIFETPRADPKKIASIILGGGAGTRLFPLTSQRAKPAVPIGGCYRLIDVPMSNCINSGIEKIFVLTQFNSFSLNRHLARIYNFGNGVNFGDGFVEVLAATQTSGETGKKWFQGTADAVRQFIWLFEDAKTKNVEHTLILSGDHLYRMDYMDFVQRHIDTNADITVSCIPMDVSRASDYGLMKIDDTGRILHFAEKPKGSDLEAMQVDTTVLGLSDQDARKNPYIASMGVYVFRTDLLLKLLTWTYPSCNDFGSEIIPSAVKDYKVQAYLFNDYWEDIGTVKSFFDANLALTEQPPKFEFYDPKTPFYTSPRFLPPSKVEKSRIVDAIISHGCFLRECSVEHSIVGVRSRLEYGVELKDTMMMGADYYQTESEIASLLAEGKIPIGIGENTKIRNCIIDKNAKIGKNVVIANTDGVQEADRPEEGFYIRSGITVTLKNATIKDGTII
- the LOC111796690 gene encoding glucose-1-phosphate adenylyltransferase large subunit 1-like isoform X2, giving the protein MDSFGVTLKANTMPFRASRQCGRKVQCSGFWGEGIERSGKCKQIQMNAYSRKNSNSSSHSRARKLTAGVAHSVLMSEVSEETAAPIFETPRADPKKIASIILGGGAGTRLFPLTSQRAKPAVPIGGCYRLIDVPMSNCINSGIEKIFVLTQFNSFSLNRHLARIYNFGNGVNFGDGFVEVLAATQTSGETGKKWFQGTADAVRQFIWLFEDAKTKNVEHTLILSGDHLYRMDYMDFVQRHIDTNADITVSCIPMDVSRASDYGLMKIDDTGRILHFAEKPKGSDLEAMQVDTTVLGLSDQDARKNPYIASMGVYVFRTDLLLKLLTWTYPSCNDFGSEIIPSAVKDYKVQAYLFNDYWEDIGTVKSFFDANLALTEQPPKFEFYDPKTPFYTSPRFLPPSKVEKSRIVDAIISHGCFLRECSVEHSIVGVRSRLEYGVELKDTMMMGADYYQTESEIASLLAEGKIPIGIGENTKIRNCIIDKNAKIGKNVVIANTDGVQEADRPEEGFYIRSGITVTLKNATIKDGTII